The following are from one region of the Streptomyces fradiae genome:
- the rpsS gene encoding 30S ribosomal protein S19 produces MPRSLKKGPFVDDHLIKKVDVQNEAGTKNVIKTWSRRSMIVPAMLGHTIAVHNGKTHVPVFVTESMVGHKLGEFSPTRTFRGHVKEDRKSKRR; encoded by the coding sequence ATGCCGCGCAGTCTCAAGAAGGGGCCCTTCGTCGACGACCACCTCATCAAGAAGGTGGATGTCCAGAACGAAGCCGGCACCAAGAACGTCATCAAGACCTGGTCCCGTCGCTCGATGATCGTCCCGGCCATGCTCGGCCACACGATCGCGGTGCACAACGGCAAGACCCACGTCCCGGTGTTCGTCACCGAGTCGATGGTCGGGCACAAGCTCGGCGAGTTCTCGCCGACGCGCACCTTCCGGGGTCACGTCAAGGAAGACCGGAAGTCGAAGCGCCGCTAG
- the rplD gene encoding 50S ribosomal protein L4 translates to MSTIDILSPSGDKTGTVELPAEIFDAKISIPLIHQVVVAQLAAARQGTHKTKTRGEVRGGGKKPYRQKGTGRARQGSTRAPQFAGGGVVHGPVPRDYSQRTPKKMKAAALRGALSDRANHSRIHVVSGVVEGGISTKAAKTLFGKISERKNLLLVVERSDEAAWLSARNLPQVHILEPGQLNTYDVMRSDDVVFTQAALESFVSGPKAVETEGSEA, encoded by the coding sequence ATGAGCACCATTGACATTCTGTCGCCCTCCGGCGACAAGACCGGGACCGTCGAGCTCCCGGCCGAGATCTTCGACGCCAAGATCAGCATCCCGCTGATCCACCAGGTCGTCGTCGCGCAGCTGGCCGCGGCCCGTCAGGGCACGCACAAGACCAAGACGCGTGGCGAGGTCCGTGGTGGTGGCAAGAAGCCTTACCGCCAGAAGGGCACCGGCCGCGCCCGTCAGGGTTCGACCCGCGCCCCGCAGTTCGCCGGTGGTGGCGTCGTGCACGGTCCCGTGCCGCGTGACTACTCGCAGCGGACCCCGAAGAAGATGAAGGCCGCCGCCCTCCGCGGTGCCCTCTCCGACCGGGCGAACCACTCCCGCATCCACGTCGTCTCCGGCGTGGTCGAGGGTGGCATCTCCACCAAGGCCGCCAAGACGCTGTTCGGCAAGATCTCGGAGCGCAAGAACCTGCTCCTGGTCGTCGAGCGCTCCGACGAGGCCGCGTGGCTGTCCGCCCGCAACCTGCCCCAGGTGCACATCCTGGAGCCGGGCCAGCTGAACACGTACGACGTGATGCGATCCGACGACGTGGTCTTCACCCAGGCCGCCCTCGAGTCCTTCGTGTCTGGCCCCAAGGCCGTTGAGACCGAAGGGAGCGAGGCCTGA
- the rplV gene encoding 50S ribosomal protein L22, with amino-acid sequence MEARAQARYIRVTPMKARRVVDLIRGMDATEAQAVLRFAPQAASVPVGKVLDSAIANAAHNYDHTDASSLFISEAFVDEGPTLKRFRPRAQGRAYRIRKRTSHITVVVSSKEGTR; translated from the coding sequence ATGGAAGCCAGGGCCCAGGCGCGGTACATCCGCGTTACGCCCATGAAGGCCCGCCGCGTGGTGGACCTTATCCGTGGCATGGACGCCACGGAGGCTCAGGCTGTTCTGCGATTCGCTCCGCAGGCAGCCTCCGTGCCGGTCGGCAAGGTGCTCGACAGCGCCATCGCCAACGCCGCGCACAACTACGACCACACGGACGCCTCTTCGCTGTTCATCAGCGAGGCGTTCGTCGACGAGGGTCCGACCCTGAAGCGGTTCCGTCCGCGTGCCCAGGGCCGTGCCTACCGGATCCGCAAGCGGACCAGCCACATCACCGTGGTCGTCAGCAGCAAGGAAGGAACCCGGTAA
- a CDS encoding peptidoglycan recognition protein, translating into MRSGRRARSKTGTRIRRTAIGAALAGATVLAFQAAANGAGAGAGNDEGAAAPGLYSNAAAKGAARASELHKLALTDKGSGEAVLSQRSTEPFGLLGVSWTNQSAKIKGTIEARTRSIETGEWSDWIELEQHPAGMDGHRAGAPGSTEPVWVGASDGAEVRISDGAARGTLPAGLKLNMVDPGGAGAVAKKSGDLDAAPAAFAVEDPPTTPPSVPGPPSTAPQPKIVTRAEWGGQAIEDKTPEPPQYLPGGAIKAAFVHHTTSADYTCAQSATVVRSILDYHVDVEKWRDIGYNFLVDKCGTVFEGRKGGIDQPVYGAHTYGWNAESTSVAFLGDFTNQAAPDAALASASKVIAYKLGQYGVNPAGKATLTAGATQTNFFGQSFTATQTYTFDAVSGHRNGFNTQCPGNMLYPQLPTIRSYATGSVSGLSITSVAGGATKAGTGYETPGPVALNWTTSTANTFIDKFELLVDGQPAATTAGSARSWSTTLTGYGDHTLAVRGTHTSGKVTTSPAVTVTVPGPKTFKPVAPTRLMDTRAGLGVPKAKVGPGQEVVLQVAGTNGIPATGVGAVVLNVTATNPTEPSFVSVYPNGTNRSSASNLNFAAGVTIPNLVTVPVVDGKVRFYNKNGSVDLLADITGYYVKDTTGSTHQNLGPLRLMDTRSGLGVPKAKVGPGGVASLQVTGVQGVPATGVTAVVLNVTATAPTAASFVSVYPSGTTRASASNLNFLAGQTIPNLVIVPVGADGKVNFYNKSGSVDLLADITGYFSADTAGASHINLGPLRLMDTRSGLGVPKTKVGPDGVVSLQITGANGVPASGVTAVVLNVTATAPTATSFVSVYPSGTTRASASNLNFTAGLTIPNLVVVPVGADGKVSFYNKSGSVDLLADVTGYFVK; encoded by the coding sequence TTGAGATCGGGACGTCGAGCACGTAGTAAGACGGGGACTCGAATACGCCGTACGGCGATCGGCGCCGCCCTCGCGGGCGCCACGGTCCTCGCCTTCCAGGCGGCGGCGAACGGCGCCGGAGCCGGTGCCGGGAACGACGAGGGGGCCGCGGCCCCCGGTCTGTACAGCAACGCGGCTGCCAAGGGCGCCGCACGCGCGAGCGAACTCCACAAGCTCGCGCTCACCGACAAGGGCAGCGGCGAAGCCGTGCTCTCGCAGCGCTCCACCGAGCCGTTCGGTCTGCTCGGTGTGTCCTGGACGAACCAGAGCGCGAAGATCAAGGGCACCATCGAGGCCCGTACCCGCAGCATCGAGACCGGTGAATGGTCCGACTGGATCGAGCTGGAGCAGCACCCGGCGGGCATGGACGGCCACCGCGCCGGCGCCCCCGGCTCCACCGAGCCGGTCTGGGTCGGCGCCTCCGACGGCGCCGAGGTCCGGATCAGCGACGGCGCCGCCCGCGGCACCCTGCCCGCGGGCCTCAAGCTGAACATGGTCGACCCCGGCGGAGCCGGCGCGGTCGCCAAGAAGAGCGGCGACCTGGACGCGGCCCCGGCCGCCTTCGCCGTCGAGGACCCGCCGACCACGCCGCCGAGCGTGCCCGGCCCGCCGTCCACCGCGCCACAGCCGAAGATCGTCACCCGCGCCGAGTGGGGCGGCCAGGCGATCGAGGACAAGACGCCCGAGCCGCCGCAGTACCTGCCCGGCGGCGCGATCAAGGCCGCCTTCGTCCACCACACGACGAGCGCGGACTACACCTGCGCCCAGTCGGCGACCGTGGTGCGCAGCATCCTCGACTACCACGTGGACGTCGAGAAGTGGCGCGACATCGGCTACAACTTCCTCGTCGACAAGTGCGGCACCGTCTTCGAGGGCCGCAAGGGCGGCATCGACCAGCCGGTGTACGGCGCGCACACCTACGGCTGGAACGCGGAGTCGACCAGCGTCGCCTTCCTCGGTGACTTCACCAACCAGGCCGCGCCGGACGCCGCGCTGGCCTCGGCCTCCAAGGTCATCGCGTACAAGCTCGGCCAGTACGGGGTGAACCCGGCCGGCAAGGCCACGCTGACCGCCGGCGCCACGCAGACCAACTTCTTCGGGCAGTCGTTCACGGCCACGCAGACCTACACGTTCGACGCGGTCTCCGGCCACCGCAACGGCTTCAACACCCAGTGCCCGGGCAACATGCTCTACCCGCAGCTGCCCACCATCCGCAGCTACGCGACCGGTTCCGTCAGCGGTCTGTCGATCACCTCGGTGGCCGGCGGCGCGACGAAGGCCGGCACCGGGTACGAGACGCCCGGCCCGGTCGCGCTGAACTGGACGACGAGCACCGCGAACACGTTCATCGACAAGTTCGAGCTGCTGGTCGACGGGCAGCCGGCCGCCACCACCGCCGGGTCCGCCCGCAGCTGGTCCACCACGCTCACCGGCTACGGCGACCACACCCTCGCCGTGCGCGGCACCCACACCTCCGGCAAGGTCACGACCTCGCCGGCGGTCACCGTGACCGTGCCCGGGCCGAAGACCTTCAAGCCGGTCGCCCCGACCCGCCTGATGGACACCCGCGCCGGTCTCGGCGTGCCCAAGGCCAAGGTCGGTCCCGGCCAGGAGGTCGTCCTCCAGGTCGCCGGCACGAACGGCATCCCCGCCACCGGCGTGGGCGCGGTCGTGCTCAACGTGACCGCGACCAACCCGACCGAGCCCAGCTTCGTCTCGGTCTACCCGAACGGCACCAACCGGTCGAGCGCCTCGAACCTCAACTTCGCGGCCGGCGTCACCATCCCGAACCTGGTGACCGTCCCCGTCGTCGACGGCAAGGTCCGCTTCTACAACAAGAACGGTTCCGTCGACCTGCTCGCCGACATCACCGGCTACTACGTCAAGGACACCACCGGCTCGACCCACCAGAACCTGGGTCCGCTGCGGCTGATGGACACCCGTTCCGGTCTCGGCGTGCCGAAGGCCAAGGTCGGCCCCGGTGGCGTCGCGTCGCTCCAGGTGACCGGCGTCCAGGGCGTCCCGGCCACCGGTGTGACGGCCGTGGTCCTGAACGTGACCGCGACCGCCCCGACGGCGGCCAGCTTCGTGTCCGTCTACCCGAGCGGTACGACCCGGGCGAGCGCGTCGAACCTGAACTTCCTCGCCGGCCAGACGATCCCGAACCTCGTGATCGTCCCGGTGGGCGCGGACGGCAAGGTGAACTTCTACAACAAGTCCGGCTCGGTGGACCTGCTCGCCGACATCACCGGCTACTTCAGCGCCGACACCGCGGGTGCCTCGCACATCAACCTCGGTCCGCTGCGGCTGATGGACACCCGCTCCGGCCTCGGCGTGCCGAAGACCAAGGTCGGCCCCGACGGCGTGGTGTCGCTGCAGATCACCGGCGCCAACGGGGTGCCGGCGAGCGGTGTGACGGCCGTGGTCCTGAACGTGACCGCGACCGCCCCGACGGCCACCAGCTTCGTGTCCGTCTACCCGAGCGGTACGACCCGCGCGAGCGCGTCGAACCTCAACTTCACCGCCGGGCTGACCATCCCGAACCTCGTCGTCGTGCCGGTCGGCGCGGACGGCAAGGTCAGCTTCTACAACAAGTCCGGTTCGGTGGACCTGCTCGCCGACGTCACCGGCTACTTCGTCAAGTGA
- the rplB gene encoding 50S ribosomal protein L2, with product MGIRKYKPTTPGRRGSSVADFVEITRSTPEKSLVRPLHSKGGRNNTGRVTVRHQGGGHKRAYRVIDFRRHDKDGVPAKVAHIEYDPNRTARIALLHYADGEKRYIIAPKGLTQGDRVENGPGADIKPGNNLALRNIPVGTTIHAIELRPGGGAKFARSAGASVQLLAKEGTMAHLRMPSGEIRLVDARCRATIGEVGNAEQSNINWGKAGRKRWLGVRPTVRGVAMNPVDHPHGGGEGKTSGGRHPVSPWGQKEGRTRSPKKASNKYIVRRRKTNKKR from the coding sequence ATGGGTATCCGCAAGTACAAGCCGACTACGCCGGGCCGTCGTGGCTCCTCCGTAGCCGACTTCGTCGAGATCACGCGGTCCACGCCGGAGAAGTCGCTGGTCCGCCCCCTGCACAGCAAGGGCGGCCGTAACAACACCGGTCGTGTGACCGTCCGTCACCAGGGCGGTGGCCACAAGCGCGCCTACCGTGTGATCGACTTCCGTCGCCACGACAAGGACGGCGTGCCGGCCAAGGTCGCTCACATCGAGTACGACCCCAACCGCACCGCGCGCATCGCGCTGCTCCACTACGCGGACGGCGAGAAGCGCTACATCATCGCTCCCAAGGGCCTGACGCAGGGTGACCGCGTCGAGAACGGCCCGGGCGCGGACATCAAGCCCGGCAACAACCTGGCGCTCCGCAACATCCCGGTCGGTACCACGATCCACGCGATCGAGCTCCGTCCCGGTGGCGGCGCCAAGTTCGCCCGGTCCGCCGGTGCCTCCGTGCAGCTGCTTGCGAAGGAGGGCACCATGGCCCACCTCCGCATGCCGTCCGGCGAGATCCGTCTGGTCGACGCCCGCTGCCGCGCCACCATCGGTGAGGTCGGCAACGCCGAGCAGTCGAACATCAACTGGGGCAAGGCCGGCCGCAAGCGCTGGCTGGGCGTCCGCCCGACCGTTCGCGGTGTGGCGATGAACCCGGTTGACCACCCGCACGGTGGTGGTGAGGGCAAGACCTCCGGTGGTCGTCACCCGGTCTCCCCGTGGGGTCAGAAGGAGGGTCGTACTCGTTCGCCGAAGAAGGCTTCGAACAAGTACATCGTCCGCCGCCGCAAGACGAACAAGAAGCGCTAG
- the rplW gene encoding 50S ribosomal protein L23 translates to MSEATITSKTFTDPRDVLVKPVVSEKSYALLDENKYTFIVAPGANKTQIKQAVEAVFSVKVTGVNTINRQGKRKRTRTGFGKRANTKRAIVTLAEGNRIDIFGGPTA, encoded by the coding sequence ATGTCCGAGGCCACGATCACCAGCAAGACCTTCACGGACCCGCGCGACGTCCTCGTCAAGCCGGTTGTCTCCGAGAAGAGCTACGCGCTGCTCGACGAGAACAAGTACACGTTCATCGTCGCGCCCGGCGCCAACAAGACCCAGATCAAGCAGGCCGTCGAGGCGGTCTTCTCGGTCAAGGTCACCGGGGTCAACACGATCAACCGCCAGGGCAAGCGCAAGCGCACCCGCACCGGTTTCGGCAAGCGTGCGAACACCAAGCGCGCCATCGTGACCCTCGCTGAGGGCAACCGAATCGACATCTTCGGCGGCCCGACCGCCTGA
- the rplC gene encoding 50S ribosomal protein L3, with translation MAKNIKGILGEKLGMTQVWDENNRVVPVTVVKAGPNVVTQVRTNDVDGYESVQIAFGEIDPRKVNKPLKGHFAKADVTPRRHLVEIRTADASEYSLGQEITAEVFEAGIKVDVTGKSKGKGFAGAMKRHNFRGGKASHGAHRVHRKPGSIGGCATPGRVFKGMRMAGRMGNERVTTQNLTVHAVDAEKGLLLIKGAVPGPNGGLVLVRTAAKGA, from the coding sequence ATGGCTAAGAACATCAAGGGCATCCTGGGCGAGAAGCTCGGCATGACGCAGGTCTGGGACGAGAACAACCGGGTCGTCCCGGTGACCGTCGTCAAGGCCGGCCCGAATGTCGTGACCCAGGTGCGTACGAACGACGTCGACGGCTACGAGTCGGTCCAGATCGCCTTCGGCGAGATCGACCCGCGCAAGGTGAACAAGCCCCTCAAGGGCCACTTCGCCAAGGCCGACGTCACCCCGCGCCGTCACCTCGTCGAGATCCGTACCGCTGACGCCAGCGAGTACAGCCTCGGCCAGGAGATCACCGCCGAGGTCTTCGAGGCGGGCATCAAGGTCGACGTGACCGGCAAGAGCAAGGGCAAGGGCTTCGCCGGTGCCATGAAGCGCCACAACTTCCGTGGTGGCAAGGCGTCCCACGGTGCCCACCGTGTGCACCGCAAGCCGGGTTCGATCGGTGGCTGCGCCACCCCGGGCCGCGTCTTCAAGGGCATGCGCATGGCCGGCCGCATGGGCAACGAGCGCGTGACCACCCAGAACCTGACCGTTCACGCCGTTGACGCGGAGAAGGGCCTGCTGCTCATCAAGGGCGCGGTTCCTGGTCCGAACGGCGGCCTCGTCCTGGTCCGCACCGCGGCCAAGGGGGCCTGA
- a CDS encoding PIG-L family deacetylase translates to MDDNHRPTRRRVLAGAGAASAAALAGCSVPAPPGHTAAADPAPGRPIATGRRALLMQFAAHPDDDLYFMNPDTQRLLDAGVPLVCVYVTAGEHNGKNLIKGMPKTPPDRAAYSSARHQGLRQAYAELLGADRFTAWQKGTAELAGGRHAERDVLEHGGRRVELIFLNLPMHTPRRYMALPALWQDRALELTTHLSAGSPVTRSDTYDHGQLIEVLAGLLATYRPTVVHTLDPDPDIQHSPEATRQRDSEQPGYSDHGDHTAVACFTWAALLRRVADATADGGPVPAFTTTAFRGYYNRHWPKNLPPRVLAEKAAHLVPYGGDPSWDCGNPSGCGDYGVGGDRPLTNWKGWVRATHYRWPAAGPAVAEETDGRLAAYGVLGLRAVRWREDARGSGVFGEPEDLGGGPLAPALAPATLPDGRLLLFGVRLAALSGRGGANRREVVLLEQRSPGGPFLAWRGLGNPERGDDRGRRIGAPVAVAAPDGRVHLFVRNADKGVSTRVRAADGSWGPWRPLPHQEEVQDGLTALVDTAGRVHLLAAGRTHVRHWVDGSPAAPLPLSGDPVAAVPAPGPAGVEVFYRAPADGRLRSSAGPAPRFEGYGPLAAAPGPRGPVLLGRDPRGRVQLLRDGRLAVRDRGTAPAGAAPVLHGPGTVVGLGADARPWVWRP, encoded by the coding sequence GTGGACGACAACCACAGACCGACCCGGCGCAGGGTGCTCGCCGGAGCCGGAGCCGCCTCGGCGGCGGCCCTCGCCGGCTGCTCCGTACCCGCCCCGCCCGGCCACACCGCCGCGGCCGATCCGGCGCCGGGCCGGCCGATCGCCACCGGCCGGCGCGCGCTGCTCATGCAGTTCGCCGCGCACCCGGACGACGACCTGTACTTCATGAACCCGGACACCCAGCGGCTGCTCGACGCCGGGGTGCCGCTGGTCTGCGTGTACGTGACGGCGGGCGAGCACAACGGCAAGAACCTGATCAAGGGCATGCCCAAGACCCCGCCCGACCGGGCCGCCTACTCCTCCGCCCGCCACCAGGGCCTGCGCCAGGCGTACGCGGAGCTGCTCGGCGCGGACCGGTTCACGGCCTGGCAGAAGGGGACCGCCGAGCTCGCGGGCGGCCGGCACGCCGAGCGCGACGTCCTCGAACACGGCGGCCGCCGGGTCGAGCTGATCTTCCTCAATCTGCCGATGCACACCCCGCGCCGCTACATGGCGCTGCCCGCGCTGTGGCAGGACCGGGCCCTGGAGCTCACCACCCATCTGTCCGCCGGCTCGCCGGTCACCCGCTCCGACACCTACGACCACGGGCAGTTGATCGAGGTCCTGGCCGGGCTGCTCGCCACCTACCGGCCCACCGTCGTGCACACCCTCGACCCGGACCCGGACATCCAGCACAGCCCCGAGGCCACCCGGCAGCGGGACAGCGAGCAGCCGGGCTACTCCGACCACGGCGACCACACCGCGGTGGCCTGCTTCACCTGGGCGGCGCTGCTGCGCCGGGTCGCCGACGCCACGGCGGACGGCGGGCCGGTGCCGGCCTTCACCACGACCGCCTTCCGCGGCTACTACAACCGGCACTGGCCGAAGAACCTGCCGCCGCGGGTGCTCGCCGAGAAGGCCGCCCACCTCGTCCCGTACGGCGGCGATCCGTCCTGGGACTGCGGCAACCCCTCCGGCTGCGGCGACTACGGCGTCGGCGGGGACCGCCCGCTGACCAACTGGAAGGGCTGGGTGCGCGCCACCCACTACCGCTGGCCGGCCGCCGGTCCGGCCGTCGCCGAGGAGACGGACGGGCGGCTCGCCGCGTACGGGGTGCTCGGCCTGCGCGCGGTCCGCTGGCGCGAGGACGCGCGCGGCAGCGGGGTGTTCGGGGAGCCGGAGGACCTGGGCGGCGGCCCGCTGGCCCCGGCGCTCGCCCCGGCGACGCTCCCCGACGGGCGGCTGCTGCTGTTCGGCGTACGGCTCGCCGCGCTCAGCGGGCGCGGCGGCGCGAACCGGCGCGAGGTGGTGCTCCTGGAGCAGCGCTCCCCCGGCGGCCCGTTCCTCGCCTGGCGGGGCCTGGGGAATCCGGAGCGCGGGGACGACCGGGGCCGCCGGATCGGCGCGCCGGTGGCGGTCGCCGCTCCCGACGGCCGGGTGCATCTCTTCGTGCGGAACGCGGACAAGGGCGTGTCCACGCGGGTACGGGCCGCGGACGGCTCCTGGGGCCCGTGGCGCCCGCTTCCACACCAGGAGGAGGTGCAGGACGGGCTGACCGCGCTCGTCGACACCGCGGGCCGGGTGCATCTGCTCGCGGCGGGGCGCACGCACGTACGGCACTGGGTCGACGGCTCCCCCGCCGCGCCGCTCCCGCTGTCCGGCGACCCGGTCGCCGCCGTCCCCGCGCCCGGCCCGGCCGGCGTCGAGGTCTTCTACCGCGCCCCCGCCGACGGCCGGCTGCGCTCCTCGGCCGGCCCGGCGCCGCGCTTCGAGGGGTACGGGCCGCTGGCCGCCGCACCGGGTCCGCGCGGCCCCGTGCTGCTCGGCCGCGACCCGCGCGGCCGGGTCCAGCTGCTGCGCGACGGCCGCCTCGCGGTCCGGGACCGCGGCACCGCCCCGGCCGGCGCCGCGCCCGTCCTGCACGGCCCCGGCACGGTCGTCGGCCTCGGCGCGGACGCCCGGCCGTGGGTGTGGCGTCCGTAG
- the rpmC gene encoding 50S ribosomal protein L29 — MSAGTKASELRELGNEELVGKLREAKEELFNLRFQAATGQLENHGRLKSVRKDIARIYTLMRERELGIETVENA; from the coding sequence ATGTCGGCCGGTACCAAGGCGTCCGAGCTGCGCGAGCTGGGCAACGAGGAGCTTGTTGGCAAGCTCCGCGAGGCCAAGGAAGAGCTGTTCAACCTCCGCTTCCAGGCGGCGACGGGCCAGCTCGAGAACCACGGTCGGCTCAAGTCCGTCCGTAAGGACATCGCCCGGATCTACACCCTGATGCGTGAGCGCGAGCTGGGCATCGAGACGGTGGAGAACGCCTGA
- the rpsJ gene encoding 30S ribosomal protein S10 translates to MAGQKIRIRLKAYDHEVIDSSAKKIVETVTRTGASVAGPVPLPTEKNVYCVIKSPHKYKDSREHFEMRTHKRLIDILDPTPKTVDSLMRLDLPAGVDIEIKL, encoded by the coding sequence ATGGCGGGACAGAAGATCCGCATCCGGCTCAAGGCCTACGACCACGAGGTCATCGACTCCTCGGCGAAGAAGATCGTCGAGACGGTGACCCGCACTGGTGCGTCGGTCGCGGGCCCGGTGCCGCTGCCCACTGAGAAGAACGTGTACTGCGTCATCAAGTCGCCGCACAAGTACAAGGACTCGCGCGAGCACTTCGAGATGCGCACGCACAAGCGCCTCATCGACATCCTCGACCCCACGCCGAAGACGGTTGACTCGCTGATGCGTCTCGACCTGCCGGCTGGCGTCGACATCGAGATCAAGCTCTGA
- the rplP gene encoding 50S ribosomal protein L16: MLIPRRVKHRKQHHPKRNGMSKGGTQVAFGEYGIQALTPAYVTNRQIEAARIAMTRHIKRGGKVWINIYPDRPLTKKPAETRMGSGKGSPEWWIANVKPGRVMFELSYPNEKIAREALTRAAHKLPMKCKIVKREAGEL; encoded by the coding sequence ATGCTGATCCCCCGTAGGGTCAAGCACCGCAAGCAGCACCACCCGAAGCGCAACGGTATGTCCAAGGGTGGCACGCAGGTTGCGTTCGGCGAGTACGGCATTCAGGCCCTCACCCCGGCCTACGTGACCAACCGCCAGATCGAGGCCGCGCGTATCGCGATGACCCGCCACATCAAGCGTGGCGGCAAGGTCTGGATCAACATCTACCCGGACCGTCCGCTCACGAAGAAGCCTGCCGAGACCCGCATGGGTTCCGGTAAGGGTTCCCCGGAGTGGTGGATCGCGAACGTCAAGCCCGGTCGGGTGATGTTCGAGCTGTCCTACCCGAACGAGAAGATCGCGCGTGAGGCTCTGACTCGTGCGGCTCACAAGCTGCCGATGAAGTGCAAGATCGTTAAGCGCGAGGCAGGTGAGCTGTGA
- the rpsC gene encoding 30S ribosomal protein S3: MGQKVNPHGFRLGITTDFKSRWYADKLYKDYVKEDVAIRRMLTSGMERAGISKVEIERTRDRVRVDIHTARPGIVIGRRGAEADKIRGQLEKLTGKQVQLNILEVKNPEVDAQLVAQAVAEQLSSRVSFRRAMRKSMQSAMKAGAKGIKIQCGGRLGGAEMSRSEFYREGRVPLHTLRANVEYGFFEAKTTFGRIGVKVWIYKGDVKNIAEVRAENAAARAGNRPARGGADRPAGRGGRGGERGGRGRKPQQAQAAEAPKAEAPAAAPAAESTGTEA; this comes from the coding sequence ATGGGCCAGAAGGTTAACCCGCATGGGTTCCGGCTCGGCATCACCACGGACTTCAAGTCCCGCTGGTACGCCGACAAGCTGTACAAGGACTACGTCAAGGAAGACGTCGCCATCCGTCGGATGCTGACGTCCGGCATGGAGCGCGCCGGCATCTCGAAGGTTGAGATCGAGCGCACCCGTGACCGTGTCCGCGTGGACATCCACACCGCTCGCCCGGGCATTGTCATCGGTCGCCGTGGCGCCGAGGCCGACAAGATCCGCGGCCAGCTGGAGAAGCTGACCGGCAAGCAGGTTCAGCTGAACATCCTCGAGGTCAAGAACCCCGAGGTCGACGCTCAGCTGGTGGCCCAGGCCGTCGCCGAGCAGCTGTCCTCCCGCGTCTCCTTCCGTCGGGCCATGCGCAAGAGCATGCAGTCCGCCATGAAGGCCGGCGCCAAGGGCATCAAGATCCAGTGTGGTGGCCGTCTCGGCGGCGCCGAGATGTCCCGCTCGGAGTTCTACCGCGAGGGTCGTGTGCCGCTGCACACGCTGCGCGCGAACGTCGAGTACGGCTTCTTCGAGGCCAAGACGACCTTCGGCCGCATCGGCGTGAAGGTCTGGATCTACAAGGGCGACGTCAAGAACATCGCCGAGGTCCGCGCCGAGAACGCCGCTGCCCGCGCCGGCAACCGCCCGGCCCGTGGTGGCGCTGACCGCCCGGCCGGCCGTGGTGGCCGCGGTGGCGAGCGTGGCGGTCGCGGTCGCAAGCCGCAGCAGGCTCAGGCTGCCGAGGCCCCCAAGGCCGAGGCTCCCGCCGCCGCTCCGGCTGCTGAGAGCACCGGAACGGAGGCCTGA
- a CDS encoding RNA repair domain-containing protein — protein sequence MRTSDDVYHRVVWDPRLDAERFVMGIAERGAGPKRMDLVDFVPGGEIPWHRVVFFEADGELVWDRATGLDRLGTSAAGRVHAEVLAVPPTYRTAVAWLPPHGLWEPIQSIRRVHDRQIGRWPPHVNVVYGFVPESDFLRAIPLVAAALRTVPPFRARLQGVRWFRHRTDATVWLDPAARGAEPWLRLREALEERFPRCVDSRPYTPHLSLGRSRDPAALATSCEELLGTMSVRITELVLLARRGDGPMEVRATVPLGAGESTGSH from the coding sequence ATGCGCACCAGTGACGACGTCTACCACCGGGTGGTGTGGGACCCGCGGCTCGACGCCGAGCGGTTCGTCATGGGGATCGCCGAGCGGGGCGCGGGCCCGAAGCGCATGGACCTGGTGGACTTCGTGCCCGGCGGGGAGATCCCGTGGCACCGGGTGGTGTTCTTCGAGGCGGACGGGGAGCTCGTCTGGGACCGGGCGACCGGGCTCGACCGGCTCGGCACGTCCGCGGCGGGCCGGGTCCACGCCGAGGTGCTGGCCGTGCCGCCCACGTACCGGACGGCCGTGGCCTGGCTGCCGCCGCACGGGCTGTGGGAGCCGATCCAGAGCATCCGGCGCGTCCACGACCGGCAGATCGGGCGCTGGCCGCCGCACGTCAACGTCGTGTACGGATTCGTGCCCGAGTCCGACTTCCTGCGGGCGATCCCGCTGGTCGCGGCGGCCCTGCGGACCGTCCCGCCGTTCCGGGCCCGGCTCCAGGGGGTGCGGTGGTTCCGGCACCGTACGGACGCCACCGTGTGGCTCGACCCGGCCGCGCGCGGCGCGGAGCCGTGGCTGCGGCTGCGGGAGGCCCTGGAGGAGCGCTTCCCGCGGTGCGTCGACTCCCGCCCGTACACCCCGCACCTGTCCCTCGGCCGCAGCCGCGACCCCGCCGCCCTCGCCACGAGCTGCGAGGAGCTGCTCGGGACGATGAGCGTCCGGATCACCGAGCTCGTGCTGCTCGCCCGGCGCGGCGACGGGCCGATGGAGGTACGGGCGACCGTGCCCCTCGGCGCCGGCGAATCCACCGGCTCGCACTGA